A section of the Spirosoma pollinicola genome encodes:
- the nhaA gene encoding Na+/H+ antiporter NhaA, giving the protein MPFPETYPNWWVHRWFDQLNRNGQLSGLILLLATVCSMLVANSSVGLGYLHFWEMPIGFSWLTLPVEQWINDGLMAIFFFLVGIEIKRELLVGELSDLSRSILPIGAALGGILVPGLIYLSLNADTDAAGGWAIPAATDIAFSLAILSLLGKRVPVSLKVFLAALAIIDDSGAIFIIAFFYTKSLQAPYLLASVGLLGLLIVFNRCNLSLLWPYLMVGFGLWFCVLQSGVHATLAGVLLASVMPLNRITSLVDRLHFTVNYGILPLFALTNTAITLTSDAFAMFTQPVGLGVLLGLIIGKPLGVLFTCFSLIKSRLARLPAGATWPQLVGVGFLAGIGFTISVFVATLSFKEMYFLNLAKLATLTGSLVSGLLGLLMLRLTTKKAQQV; this is encoded by the coding sequence ATGCCATTCCCTGAAACGTACCCAAATTGGTGGGTCCATCGCTGGTTCGACCAACTGAATCGAAACGGGCAGTTAAGCGGGTTGATTCTTTTACTGGCCACCGTTTGCTCAATGTTGGTCGCCAACTCATCCGTGGGTCTGGGCTACCTCCATTTTTGGGAAATGCCCATTGGGTTTTCCTGGCTGACACTACCGGTCGAACAGTGGATCAACGACGGGCTAATGGCCATTTTTTTCTTCCTGGTGGGGATTGAAATCAAACGTGAGCTTTTGGTTGGGGAGCTGTCCGATCTAAGCCGGTCGATCCTGCCCATTGGGGCCGCTTTGGGAGGTATACTAGTCCCAGGCCTGATTTATTTAAGCCTGAACGCGGATACGGATGCGGCTGGCGGCTGGGCCATTCCTGCCGCAACGGATATAGCCTTTTCACTGGCCATACTTTCCCTCCTGGGCAAGCGGGTTCCGGTTTCATTGAAAGTCTTTCTTGCCGCCCTGGCCATTATTGACGATTCCGGGGCAATTTTCATCATTGCCTTTTTCTATACAAAGTCATTACAGGCACCTTACCTGCTAGCCTCTGTAGGGTTGTTGGGCCTATTGATCGTATTCAACCGGTGCAATCTTTCACTTTTATGGCCCTATCTAATGGTCGGTTTTGGGTTGTGGTTTTGCGTCCTGCAATCGGGCGTTCACGCAACGCTGGCTGGGGTTTTGCTGGCTTCCGTAATGCCGTTAAACCGAATTACTAGCCTGGTAGATCGACTGCACTTTACCGTCAATTATGGTATTCTCCCTTTGTTTGCGTTGACAAATACTGCCATAACGCTTACTTCTGATGCGTTTGCTATGTTTACTCAACCAGTTGGTTTGGGCGTACTGCTGGGACTGATTATCGGGAAACCGCTGGGTGTCTTATTCACCTGTTTCAGCCTGATAAAAAGCCGACTGGCTCGTCTGCCTGCGGGTGCGACCTGGCCGCAATTAGTGGGGGTGGGTTTTCTGGCCGGTATTGGCTTCACCATATCCGTATTTGTGGCCACCCTATCCTTTAAGGAGATGTACTTTTTAAATTTGGCTAAGCTGGCTACACTTACTGGTTCATTGGTGTCTGGATTATTGGGTTTACTAATGCTACGTTTGACGACAAAAAAGGCCCAACAAGTATAA
- a CDS encoding DUF190 domain-containing protein, which yields MRTSDFTLLNLSTVRIYLHHGQRVPTDSMWEKLLGKNLAHAILKEAKLAGLKQAILYPIRAGFLRDAELVFTHAEATPRQMPVCIELVDEPQTLKDFIQQHQRLLTNTHVILENPQTYQLIQRA from the coding sequence ATGAGAACCTCTGATTTTACCTTGCTGAATCTTTCCACGGTGCGTATCTATCTTCATCACGGCCAACGGGTGCCCACCGACAGTATGTGGGAGAAGCTGCTCGGCAAAAATCTGGCCCATGCCATTCTGAAAGAAGCGAAACTGGCAGGATTGAAGCAGGCAATTTTATACCCGATCCGAGCCGGGTTTTTACGCGATGCGGAGTTGGTATTTACCCATGCGGAAGCAACGCCCCGGCAGATGCCAGTATGCATTGAATTGGTCGATGAACCCCAAACACTGAAAGACTTTATCCAGCAGCACCAAAGGTTGTTGACCAATACACATGTGATTCTGGAAAATCCACAAACCTATCAACTCATCCAGCGGGCATAG
- a CDS encoding voltage-gated chloride channel family protein, which produces MSSSHFKIPRIVTSLFWHQPILFFLGKWLLLSALIGLCVGSASALFLVTLDWATNWRESHQWIIALLPVAGFLIGCLYHYLGKDVEAGNNLLLENIHRPSRIIPLKMAPFVLIGTLATHLFGGSAGREGTALQIGGSIADQFTHLFRLRPRDRRLILIAGIAAGFGSVFGTPLAGAVFGLEVFMLGRLQYSGLFPALAASIFADLTTKAWGVGHTHYHIPLVPPISIMPVLWTMLAGICFGLCSVVFSNLTHGISGFFKKRVGYPPLRPVIGGALVALAVFGLGTTNYIGLGIPTIVESFTSSLPPFDFALKMLFTALTLGAAFKGGEVTPLFFIGATLGNALAYFIPLPMGLLAGLGFVAVFAGAANTPLACTLMAVELFGADCGVYAFVACVMAYFFSGHRGIYGAQVVGQPKHLVYGHHEGKRLSDLRTNPKKQAHENL; this is translated from the coding sequence ATGTCATCGTCTCATTTCAAGATTCCTCGCATCGTTACTTCGCTTTTCTGGCATCAGCCTATTTTGTTTTTTCTGGGCAAGTGGCTCTTGCTTTCGGCCCTGATCGGCCTGTGCGTCGGCTCGGCATCCGCTCTATTTCTGGTTACATTGGATTGGGCTACGAACTGGCGGGAAAGTCATCAATGGATTATTGCTCTGTTACCGGTGGCCGGTTTCCTGATCGGTTGCCTGTATCACTACCTGGGCAAGGATGTGGAAGCGGGAAATAATCTTCTGCTGGAAAATATTCATCGTCCTTCCCGGATCATCCCCCTCAAGATGGCCCCGTTTGTGTTGATCGGCACCCTCGCCACGCACCTGTTCGGCGGTTCGGCGGGCCGGGAGGGTACGGCGCTGCAAATCGGTGGCTCAATAGCCGATCAATTCACGCACCTGTTCCGGCTGCGCCCACGGGACCGGCGGCTAATCCTGATTGCCGGAATCGCTGCCGGGTTCGGCTCGGTATTCGGTACCCCCCTGGCTGGGGCCGTCTTTGGCCTGGAAGTTTTTATGCTGGGACGGCTGCAATATAGTGGCTTGTTCCCGGCGCTGGCTGCCTCCATTTTCGCTGACCTCACCACTAAGGCATGGGGTGTTGGTCATACGCATTATCACATTCCGCTGGTTCCTCCAATCTCGATTATGCCGGTACTGTGGACCATGCTCGCCGGGATCTGCTTCGGTCTGTGCTCAGTTGTTTTTAGCAACCTGACGCATGGCATTAGCGGATTTTTCAAAAAACGGGTTGGCTATCCTCCTCTGCGGCCTGTAATCGGCGGTGCCCTAGTCGCGCTGGCGGTGTTCGGCTTGGGAACCACCAACTATATCGGGCTAGGAATTCCCACGATTGTCGAATCCTTCACCAGCTCGTTACCTCCCTTTGATTTCGCCTTAAAGATGCTGTTTACGGCCCTGACACTGGGGGCGGCCTTTAAAGGTGGTGAAGTTACTCCCCTGTTTTTTATCGGGGCAACGCTGGGCAACGCGCTGGCCTATTTTATCCCCTTACCAATGGGCCTGCTGGCTGGGCTGGGGTTTGTCGCAGTCTTTGCTGGTGCCGCCAATACGCCCCTGGCCTGCACCCTGATGGCGGTGGAACTGTTCGGGGCGGACTGTGGGGTTTATGCATTCGTGGCCTGCGTCATGGCATACTTCTTCTCTGGGCATCGCGGCATTTATGGAGCACAAGTTGTGGGCCAACCCAAGCACCTCGTTTATGGCCACCACGAAGGCAAACGATTATCCGATCTGAGAACAAACCCCAAAAAACAGGCCCATGAGAACCTCTGA
- a CDS encoding TonB-dependent receptor: MKNSLCLLLLISSSALAQNTFVVRILDASSNTPLPGATAQIKALKRGAAADANGLVTLTDIPAGEHEIEMRFIGYKEVENEYEFPLKRADTLTILLAPAGEELGEITVSTTRSSRTIGDIPSRLEIISAGELDEKVSGQPSNIRTLLSESTGIQTQQTSATSANATIRIQGLDGKYTQLLQDGFPLYSGFASGLSIIQIPPLNLRRVEVLKGASSTLYGGGAIAGLINLITKEPTATRELTVLANYNQTQALDLSGFYAKRFGRIGLTLYTARNTQAAYDVNKDGFSDIPQFVRYTLNPKLFYYLDPTTTISLGLNTTFENRLGGDMQVVAGQSDNLHQYFERNKTDRFSTQFRVDKTVANQAGLTLKNSVSSFTRSLTRPGYSFGGRQVASFTELSYNRPQLVFEWVVGANLWTDQFTQQKPTPLPLDYSLTTAGAFAQSNWKPTDKLVVETGLRTDYTSRKALLVLPRVSVLYKFSPHFTARLGGGLGYRSPTPFSDESEERGYQNVRPLDLTTLRTETSIGGNADMNYRTMLFETVSLSINQLFFYTRLNHPAVLNSTPDANGQYAFSSAAGYIDSKGFETNVKLTYDELALYAGYTYIDAKTRYGGVIQQQPFTSKNRIYTTLLYELEPRLRLGYELFFIGQQTIRNGDNKPAYWVMGVSAEYKWKHVSLFINAENFTDARQSRFEPSYTGTIQNPQFNNIWAPTDGFIYNGGFKLSL; this comes from the coding sequence ATGAAAAACAGTCTATGTCTATTGCTGCTGATTTCTTCCTCTGCATTGGCTCAAAATACCTTTGTGGTTCGCATCCTGGATGCATCCTCCAACACCCCATTACCCGGTGCGACCGCGCAAATTAAAGCCCTCAAACGGGGAGCCGCTGCCGATGCGAACGGACTAGTCACCCTGACCGATATTCCAGCCGGTGAGCATGAAATTGAAATGCGATTCATCGGCTATAAAGAAGTCGAGAACGAGTACGAATTTCCGCTAAAACGGGCCGACACACTGACCATTCTGCTAGCGCCTGCCGGTGAAGAATTAGGCGAAATCACCGTATCCACTACCCGAAGCAGTCGAACCATCGGCGATATTCCATCCCGCCTGGAAATTATTTCTGCCGGAGAGCTGGACGAGAAAGTCAGTGGGCAACCCAGCAATATCCGAACCCTGCTGTCGGAAAGTACCGGCATTCAAACCCAGCAAACGTCCGCTACCTCTGCCAATGCCACGATCCGAATTCAAGGGCTGGATGGCAAGTACACACAGTTATTGCAAGATGGCTTTCCGCTTTATTCGGGCTTTGCCAGTGGGCTAAGTATTATCCAAATCCCACCCCTCAATCTTCGGCGCGTCGAAGTCCTCAAAGGGGCTTCCTCCACGCTCTACGGGGGCGGGGCCATTGCTGGACTCATTAATCTAATTACCAAAGAACCCACTGCCACACGGGAACTGACGGTACTGGCCAATTATAATCAAACGCAGGCCCTGGATTTGAGTGGGTTCTATGCGAAGCGATTCGGCAGGATCGGTTTGACGCTCTACACCGCCCGCAACACCCAAGCAGCTTATGATGTCAACAAAGACGGCTTCTCCGATATTCCGCAATTTGTCCGCTATACCCTAAATCCAAAACTGTTCTATTACCTCGATCCCACCACCACGATTAGTTTGGGATTGAACACCACGTTTGAGAACCGGCTGGGGGGCGATATGCAGGTCGTGGCTGGGCAGAGTGACAACCTCCATCAGTATTTCGAGCGCAACAAAACCGACCGCTTTTCCACTCAATTCCGAGTCGATAAAACAGTAGCGAATCAAGCCGGACTCACCTTAAAAAATAGTGTCAGTTCCTTTACCCGGTCATTGACCCGTCCGGGATATAGCTTTGGTGGTAGGCAAGTGGCTAGCTTTACCGAACTTAGTTACAACCGCCCACAACTGGTCTTTGAATGGGTTGTTGGAGCCAACCTGTGGACGGATCAATTCACCCAACAGAAGCCCACGCCCCTACCGCTGGATTACAGCCTGACGACGGCGGGGGCTTTCGCGCAAAGCAACTGGAAGCCGACCGATAAACTGGTCGTAGAAACCGGCTTACGGACCGATTACACGAGCCGGAAAGCCTTGCTGGTGCTGCCCCGTGTGTCGGTGCTGTACAAGTTCTCACCCCATTTCACGGCTCGGCTCGGTGGTGGGTTGGGGTATCGGTCACCAACTCCTTTTTCGGATGAATCCGAAGAGCGGGGTTACCAAAATGTTCGTCCGCTCGATCTGACTACGTTGCGTACTGAAACCTCCATCGGAGGCAATGCTGATATGAATTATCGAACGATGCTCTTCGAGACGGTTAGCCTGTCAATCAATCAGTTGTTTTTCTACACCCGTCTCAACCATCCCGCCGTGCTCAACAGCACGCCCGATGCAAACGGCCAATATGCTTTTTCCAGTGCAGCGGGGTATATAGATTCCAAAGGGTTTGAGACCAATGTCAAGCTGACCTACGATGAGTTAGCCCTGTATGCGGGCTACACCTACATTGATGCAAAGACCCGTTACGGGGGAGTGATCCAACAACAGCCCTTCACCTCAAAAAACCGGATTTACACGACCCTGTTGTATGAACTCGAACCTCGTCTGCGGTTAGGCTATGAATTGTTTTTTATTGGCCAACAAACCATTCGGAACGGGGATAACAAGCCTGCCTATTGGGTCATGGGCGTGTCGGCGGAATACAAATGGAAGCACGTTAGCCTATTTATCAATGCGGAAAATTTCACCGATGCACGCCAATCCCGTTTCGAGCCTTCCTACACAGGCACCATACAGAATCCGCAGTTCAACAACATTTGGGCACCAACGGATGGGTTCATTTACAATGGCGGATTCAAACTAAGCCTGTAG
- a CDS encoding IS630 family transposase, translating to MGQVDGEYLAKMENVLAVYNQLTPPGRARLCFDERPCQLLDEVIAALPIQPGKSAKEDNEYVRQGTCVVLLAYDTDTGQRYTQVRKQRTKADYAQFMHQIVTTYYADVEYIDLVQDNLNTHKYGSFYEHLPLAQARLLSRKLVFHYTPKHGSWLNAAEIEFSALARQCLNRRIGSLEELERQVSFWVSERNQRAVKVHWSFTAATAENKLKRWYEQVNPANKAD from the coding sequence ATCGGGCAGGTAGATGGTGAATACTTGGCCAAAATGGAGAACGTTTTGGCCGTTTATAACCAGCTAACTCCACCAGGCCGAGCGCGGTTATGCTTCGATGAACGACCGTGTCAATTATTGGACGAGGTGATAGCAGCCCTACCCATTCAGCCGGGCAAATCCGCTAAAGAGGATAATGAGTATGTCAGACAAGGAACGTGTGTGGTATTATTAGCTTATGATACGGACACAGGTCAACGCTACACTCAAGTGCGCAAGCAGCGCACAAAGGCCGATTATGCACAGTTTATGCACCAGATAGTGACAACTTACTATGCTGATGTTGAGTACATTGATTTGGTGCAGGATAATTTGAATACCCATAAATACGGTTCCTTTTATGAGCATTTACCGCTAGCCCAAGCCCGATTATTGAGTCGCAAATTGGTGTTTCATTATACCCCTAAGCATGGTTCTTGGTTGAACGCAGCGGAGATCGAATTTTCGGCATTGGCCCGCCAGTGCTTGAATCGACGCATTGGCAGTCTGGAGGAATTGGAGCGGCAGGTCAGCTTTTGGGTCAGTGAGCGCAATCAACGTGCCGTTAAGGTGCATTGGAGTTTTACCGCAGCTACGGCTGAGAATAAACTCAAACGGTGGTATGAGCAAGTCAATCCAGCTAACAAGGCAGATTGA
- a CDS encoding helix-turn-helix domain-containing protein, which produces MGQIAKPFVLSEADLTTLDQLVRKGKDAARKLTRARALQFSHQGQHPLQISQSLGISLATVFNLRKRYQLEGLQRAIGEKARPGQPRKVTPQVEAHITQIACSEAPDGRTRWTASLINERLVKLEIHIDDESVRLALKKVSSSHGSKSNGASGR; this is translated from the coding sequence ATGGGCCAAATCGCTAAACCGTTTGTGCTGTCGGAAGCCGATCTCACAACACTTGACCAACTCGTTCGTAAAGGGAAAGACGCTGCCCGTAAGTTGACCCGAGCCAGAGCCTTGCAGTTTTCCCATCAGGGGCAACACCCACTACAGATTAGCCAATCATTGGGTATCAGTCTGGCCACGGTCTTCAACTTACGTAAACGCTATCAGCTAGAGGGGTTGCAAAGAGCCATTGGTGAGAAAGCCCGACCCGGCCAACCCCGCAAAGTGACCCCCCAAGTGGAGGCCCATATCACTCAAATCGCCTGTAGCGAGGCTCCTGATGGGCGTACTCGCTGGACAGCAAGTCTGATTAATGAACGCTTAGTCAAACTCGAGATCCACATTGATGACGAGTCGGTACGTTTAGCCCTAAAAAAAGTAAGCTCAAGCCATGGCTCAAAAAGCAATGGTGCATCGGGCAGGTAG
- a CDS encoding heavy metal translocating P-type ATPase: protein MALDHNPIQGGHDDHDHGDDIDLIEEGTTPAAAATKESPDQAWRTYAPAAISLALLLGGIGFDRYAESWFKDPVWRGPVRLIWYVVAYLPVGWPVLKRAWSSIRNGDVFTEFFLMGVATLGAFGIREYPEGVAVMLFYTIGELFQDAAVLRARRSIKALLDVRPDEVTLLRNGQAQTVKAAAVSVGEVIQIKAGERVGLDGTLRSVSGTFDTAALTGESVPRTIEKGEAVLAGMINRQSVVEMDVTTPYQDSKLSRILKLVQQATGRKAQTQEFIARFAKIYTPAICGLALLITLVPYFVVADYQFRDWLYRGLVFLVIGCPCALVISIPLGYFGGIGAGSKQGILFKGSVFLDLMTQLKTVVMDKTGTMTKGVFKVQEVKPVGIDATELARLTAALESQSTHPVATALIEHARVHVGEKGYETVTVENVEEISGHGLKGTVDGKEMLAGNAKLLRKFNVSFDEALTQIPFTIVMTAINGVFAGYFTIADEVKADAADAVKRLKADGIRTVMLSGDKAAVVEAVAKQVGVDEWHGDLLPEDKVREVERLKAQQATNSKAKLAFVGDGVNDAPVVALADVGIAMGGLGSDATIETADVIIQNDEPAKIATAVAIGRATRRIVWQNITLSMVVKAIVLILGAGGLATMWEAVFADVGVAMLAILNAVRVQNLTFK, encoded by the coding sequence ATGGCACTCGACCACAACCCAATCCAGGGCGGCCACGATGATCACGATCATGGTGACGATATTGACCTGATCGAAGAAGGCACCACGCCAGCGGCAGCGGCTACGAAAGAAAGCCCTGACCAGGCCTGGCGAACGTACGCACCGGCCGCCATCAGCCTAGCGCTGCTACTGGGGGGCATCGGGTTTGACAGGTACGCCGAAAGCTGGTTTAAAGACCCGGTCTGGAGGGGCCCTGTCCGGCTTATCTGGTACGTGGTCGCCTACCTGCCTGTTGGTTGGCCAGTACTCAAACGTGCCTGGAGTAGCATCAGGAACGGCGATGTGTTTACGGAATTTTTTCTGATGGGCGTAGCTACCCTGGGTGCCTTTGGTATCCGGGAGTATCCCGAAGGGGTGGCCGTGATGCTATTTTACACCATTGGTGAGTTATTCCAGGATGCCGCCGTTTTGCGGGCGCGTCGCTCCATCAAAGCCCTGCTGGATGTTCGCCCCGATGAAGTGACCCTGCTGCGAAACGGACAGGCACAAACCGTAAAGGCCGCTGCGGTGAGCGTTGGCGAGGTGATTCAGATAAAGGCAGGCGAAAGAGTAGGGTTAGATGGCACCCTGCGCTCCGTCTCCGGTACGTTCGATACGGCAGCCCTGACCGGTGAAAGCGTACCCCGCACCATTGAGAAAGGGGAAGCCGTATTGGCAGGGATGATCAACCGGCAGTCGGTCGTCGAGATGGATGTCACTACACCCTACCAGGATTCCAAGCTGTCGCGAATTCTCAAGCTGGTGCAGCAGGCCACGGGTCGCAAGGCTCAGACCCAGGAGTTCATTGCCCGGTTTGCGAAGATCTATACCCCGGCTATCTGCGGACTGGCATTACTGATTACTCTTGTCCCGTATTTTGTGGTCGCCGACTACCAATTCCGGGACTGGCTTTACCGGGGGCTGGTATTTTTAGTGATCGGCTGTCCGTGTGCCCTGGTCATTTCCATCCCGTTGGGCTACTTCGGGGGGATTGGTGCCGGGTCGAAGCAAGGCATTCTGTTTAAAGGCTCTGTATTTCTAGATCTGATGACGCAACTCAAAACTGTCGTCATGGATAAAACCGGTACGATGACCAAAGGTGTTTTTAAGGTGCAGGAAGTCAAACCGGTCGGTATCGATGCTACTGAATTAGCCCGCCTAACGGCCGCGCTGGAAAGCCAATCGACTCACCCGGTCGCCACAGCCCTGATTGAGCATGCCCGTGTCCACGTCGGGGAAAAGGGGTACGAGACGGTGACCGTCGAAAATGTAGAGGAAATTTCCGGGCATGGTCTAAAAGGGACCGTCGACGGAAAAGAAATGCTGGCGGGCAATGCCAAACTCCTTCGCAAATTCAATGTATCGTTTGATGAAGCCCTAACCCAAATTCCGTTTACGATCGTCATGACGGCTATTAACGGAGTCTTCGCGGGTTATTTTACCATCGCCGACGAGGTAAAGGCTGATGCCGCCGATGCGGTCAAACGCCTGAAAGCCGATGGCATTCGCACCGTGATGCTGTCGGGCGACAAAGCAGCGGTCGTGGAAGCGGTCGCCAAACAGGTGGGCGTAGATGAGTGGCACGGCGATTTGCTGCCGGAAGACAAGGTTCGGGAAGTAGAGCGGTTAAAAGCACAGCAGGCCACCAATTCAAAAGCCAAGTTAGCGTTTGTCGGCGATGGCGTGAATGACGCACCGGTAGTGGCCTTAGCCGATGTCGGTATTGCCATGGGTGGGCTCGGCTCGGATGCGACCATCGAAACGGCTGACGTCATTATTCAAAACGACGAACCGGCCAAAATTGCCACGGCCGTGGCCATTGGCCGGGCCACGCGTCGAATCGTCTGGCAGAACATCACCCTGTCGATGGTGGTGAAAGCAATTGTGTTGATTCTCGGCGCGGGTGGGCTGGCTACCATGTGGGAAGCGGTTTTTGCCGATGTAGGCGTAGCCATGCTGGCCATCCTGAACGCCGTGCGGGTGCAGAATCTGACATTTAAATAA